From the Ochotona princeps isolate mOchPri1 chromosome 26, mOchPri1.hap1, whole genome shotgun sequence genome, the window atcttcctctctgtctctcctcctttgtgtatatctgactctgtaataaaataaataaatctttttaaaaaattgattgatttgaaaggcacagtgatggACAGACCTGTTTGCTGCTTCACTACTGTAAGAAGCTGCAGTGACTGGGcatgcgccaggctgaagccaggagctagggaactccatgtgggtcttccatgGAGGCGGcaggtgcccgagcacttgggtcttctctggctgctttcctagccacagAAGCAGAGGAGTTGGGTTGCAGGTGGAGTAAGCAGTGATTCAACGTGCTGTACCACACTAAACCAGCCCCTCCAAGGCAGTTTTGAGGAAAAAGATCCAGGAGGACAGGATTTGCCCACCTGCGTTCAGACTTGCTTTGGACACTGCAGACAGGCCAAGAGGCCAAAGGAAGGGAGCAGTGTGTGGGCAGAGTCCTGACATGGAAGCCTGCATGGGCATGCATAGGAAGAACAGGCTCGAGACTTCTGCAAATGGTGCTGGGCAGAGACACTACCCTCCAGCTCTCGCTGTCAGCGGACCCAAGGGAATGAAGGGGAGAAAAGCACAACTTCAGATTACTTAGAACAGACATTTATGGCTGTGAGATAGGGGAAGAGTTAGGAAGACTCCTCTGCCCACTCCCCCCACACACCAAAAATCCCTAAactcatggaaaacaaaaactgTTACGAATACTTTGAAATCTTCGACTTGATTACAAAATAAACCACTAGAAATGAAAACTTTCACAAACTGAAAGGTGTTCACCACAGGGACCTAATGGCAAAGGGTTGATACCAAGAATTCTCAGGggggtggtgttgtggcatagtgggtaaaacccCAAAGCCTGCGGtgtcagcatctcacatgggcactgcttcaacttccagatgctccacttctgatccagctccctgctaatggcccggaaaagcactggaggaaagccaagtgcttgggcccctgcacccacatgggagacccagaagaagctcctggtttctggctgacTCTGCACTCACCGTTGAGACCACAAGggggatttctgtctctccttctctctctaattctgactttcaaacagtaAGTTAAAAAATAGACAGAGAGCTCACAAGTACATAAGAACAGAGCGAACAAGTGAGATGACAAATCAGTGTGACAAGGAGCAAAGGATATGAAGCGGCAGGCAATACAGAACAAACCTGACATGGTGAAGGGCTGGGAGAGGTGCCCAGCTTCAACCAGTACCAGGAGAATGCAAGACCAGATGGAGATCCCAGTTCATACCCAGCAAATCTGACTATGGAGCACATCTTGGTACCATTGGGGCACAAACTAGTGTAAGTACGTggcggggagaggggagaggatgaAGATGTACACCCGCCTACGGTCCAGCGGCCTTCACACACAGCTCAGGACCCCATGGAGAATGTCCACAGCAACGCCACAGCAGCAAACAACCACACACAAGTACAGAGGACTCAACGGAGGCACCATTACACATGGCAAGAGATGACAGTAGTTGAACcaacaggctgctgctgctgtggtgtggtgtgtaAAACTGctacctacagtgctggcatcctccACGGGCACAAGGttggagtcccaggtgctccacttccaatccagcttcctgctaacgtacctgggaaggtagtggaagatgatccatGGACTTGGGTCCTACATAGGAGAGTCGGATGAAGCTCTTGCCTTCAGACTAACCTAgtcctggtcattacagccatttggcgaatgaaccagcagatggaagatctctgtctctctctgtgtttctctgtaaaCTTCCtttacacaaatacatacacacataagtgaaaaaaatgagtaaacaaCATGTACCAACATGGATAAACTGCAAAAACAGATTGGCCAGGGAAAGAAAGCTATGTGGAATGGTTAGTAACAAATGATTTGGAAATACACAAAACCAGCTACATACTGGGGCTATTGtagcacatcaggctaatccttgtgtagagccagcatcccacatgggtgccagttcgaatctcggctgctccactttagatccagcttgctgctaatagcccaggaaatcagcagaggatggatcaagtccttgggcccctgcacccagatgggaaacccagaagttcctggtttctagctttgaatcagccccACTCTGGctactgcaaccatctggggagtgagccaggctcCCCACCCCAACCTCGTTCAAATAAAATTTAGGACTCTCTCCCCATCTCGGGTAGTGGGGCAAAGGGCAAGAATGGAAGCGGAATGCCTAACAGACCAGCACAGGGAATGTGGAGCCTTGAAGAAGCTGACCAGTCATTACTCGGAGTCTCCTAAGCAAGCATGAGGGTGAATGTCTTGTCACTCACCCTTGGGCTGTTTGTGTCTCTTCTGTTTGGAGCATTTCCCAGCTTAAACCAACCAACATACAAGGAAGGTTAAAGCCACAGGTAAGAAAGCAGGGCAGCTGCCCAGGAGGCAGTGCCACCCACCAGGGCAGCTCTAAGTGGGACCATCCTGACACATCGCAGGGACAGTCCCTGTGAGCAGGCTCCCGCACTTGTCCCGTGGCTGAAGTTTTTGAAGGAAGCAGAAGCACATTCAGGAAATGGCCCCGCTGTGGAGGAGAGCTAGGAAGGGAGCAGGGCGGAGCTGAGACCCCAGGACAGATGGGGTTGCTGGACAATGCTGTGAGAACTCAATGCTGCTCTGGGCAGcagctgtctgctgcttcctctgcaaggcagctgggattccacatgCAGGCTCAGGGCCGTGACCCAGGGAAGCAGGCACAATGCCCTGGGTCCGCCGGGAGCAGCATTTGCGCTGTGAATCTTCCTACAACAACCACTGAGCAGTGGGCCAAGAGCTTTCTCAGCCTGTCCACACGGAGAAGGCAAGCAGCCGGTTCTCACAGGATGAGTGTCTGCTGCCGTGAGCTGGGGGACCCGGGGCAGCAGGCAGGCATGTACTGAGCCCTCCAGTCGGCCTTACCAGAGCATTTTCGGGCACGCCCAGGATCACGTCATGTAACATGGCCCCACTGCCGAAGTGCTGGGCTATGGACAAACCACTGAGGCAGTAGCAGGTGTGGTAGAAGTCACGTGACCTGCAAGCCGACAAGAGACCCCAAATCCCCGAACAACCATGTGAGTGCGGAGGCCTGAGGTGACCTCGGATCCCACAGCCCATCTGTGTCCTCCACGGGAGCCAAGGGAAGCATGGCTTTCAGAACACCCTCACTTGGTTCTGCTTCACCCCACACCAGCCCCACAGTAACCGGAACTGTCATCTCGGCCTCTCTAGGGCTCGGGCCAGGGCTAGATAAtatgcatttctctctctcaatcgcTAGAAGTGAGCCAAGTGCCGGACCAGGCCATGACCTTAGAGGCCAAAAGCAGCAAGATGCAAGATGCgcgctgggggaggggagggacaggaCGTGGCTGACTTCCAGTCGCCTTTCACTCCGGCACGTGAAGCATCTATTTGAGTTTCATCATTTCATTTGCTGCCGTGATTACAATCTCTACTTTCCCACACTCAAGAGTCGTAAAATCTTGCATCCTGGGATATTTAaatcatgcctttttttttttttaaagaaacagcaaTCTGTCTACCTACCTGGGGGAGAGAGTGAGGGGACACATGCAAGCTGGGAGAGACAAGCTGGACAGCTGATAGGCTCGTGCAACCCTGCctgccccaccacacacacacacacacacacacacacacacatgcttgctCCCCAAACTGGCCACCCCGTCCGTCCTGGGAAGAAGCACTCACTTGCCCGGCTTATCCAGAAGGCCCCCCGCAGGGCACTGGCAGCACATCAGAATATACTCCTGCAGGGCCTGCTGATGGAACATCCAGTGGCTCATGCTGAGTGCTGGGTCACCTGCGAAAGGGCCAGAGGTCAGAGGGGGTCTGGTGAGGCGCCTTTTATCACATTGGGGGGGGGTAGAAGGGGGTTTCTTCACTTCTTCCACCCCTTGTTGGAACACTTGCTGCCTCCCTTCCACCCACTCCCTCCTGATCCTTGACCCGATGACCCGCGTCTCGGGGCAGCAGTTCCAAGCAGCCCTCTTtcggtttcccacatgtgtattCTATCACCCAGGGTGGGCTCTTAGCACCCTCACAGGCAGCCAGGGGAGAAGCTGTTGGCGCAGCTTTGCAGCCGGGCCCAGGACTCTGGACTCCAAATGCTTCTGTCCCCTAGCAAATCTCTGAGACTTGTTAGCCAGACTTTAAGCAGCCGAGGCAACTCTTAACAGGGGCAATGAagcctgtttctcctcctttgccAAGCCTGAATTCAACCCACTATTCAATGGGCATTTGCTGAGTTTTGTTCTTGGCACAGAAATGTTCCCTAACAAACATTGCTaggctctgctcctcctccccctgcctgcaTCATGTAACAGGATGGCCCGAGCGACGATCAGCTATCAGGGTGATGATGCTTCAAGAACACGCAGCTGGGCTTCTTGTCTGTGACGTGTGACGCATTCGCTCAGTGAAtgctgtgggtaacacagctgtCTGCAGCAGGGCTACTCCGCCAACCAGCACAGGTGTGCAGAATCAGTTTCTAGGCATGGAAACCAATCGAAGAAAATGCACAAAGGTTGTGCAGTAGTTCCTTGGTCaattttatatttcctttcttccaGACGCCTATCTATTCCGAGCCTGAGATTCTCAGTTTTTCAGAAGGGTGAGAGGGGTGAGCATGAGGCCTAATACGGGCCCATTCCCAGGCCATGAGACCAGCTCGACACACTGGGGCTCGCCACGGACAGAGCTGTGATATGACCAAGCACTCCCAAACCTGTGCTGCAATTCATACGAAACGTCAGGCAGCATCTCCGGGGGAGGCTCCGGCAGGTGGCACTCCATCAGGGCGCTCTGCAGATTTCACCAGCACTGCACCTTGACTGTTGTCCAGTTTCCAAGTAGACTGTCTGAACCCCAGGATATTTCTGTTTTTGGAAACACCTTTTGGGGGGAATTCCTGACTGTCCCACTCGTGGTCAAGGCAGAGACTACGCAGCCCCAGAGGCAGGGACTCCATGCTGAATGCTCTGAGACCAGCTGGGAACTCAAGGCAGAAACAAGCAGCTGCCGAGAAATGTAGATGCTAGAGACCAGCGGCGTggcctgtgacgccagcatcccatgtgggtaccagtttgaggccaggctgctctgcttctgtcccGGCTCCTCTGATAGTGCACCTGggtgagcagcagcagatgatccaattGCTTGGGACTTTGCACTCACATGTGAAACTGAGagaggcttccagctttggcctggccctggcctgacagttgcagccatctggagaacaAACCAATGCATACagaatccctctctctctctctctttctccctctctctaactctgccttccaaataaataaataaaatctttcaaaaaagatacTAAGAAACTAAAGAATGAGGCTCAGAAACaataaacagggcccggcgctgtggcctagtgactaaagtcctcgccttgaatgcatcgggatcccatatgggcgccagttctaaccctggcagcctcacttcccattcagctccctgcttgtggcctgggaaagcagtcgaggacggcccaaagccttgggactgggcacttgtgtgggagacctgaaggaagttcctggctcctggcttcagattggtgcagccccggcccgctgcggtcacttggggagtgaatcatcggatggaagatcttcctctctgtctctcctcctctctgtatatctgacttggcaataaaaataaatagatctttaaaaaaaagaaacaataaacagaaagaatatggggagaaaaagaatgaaaaatatcttTTGCACGGGCCATTAATTCCCCCACTGAGTCCCAAGAAAAGCTTCTCTCATGCCCAGGAGAACAGACTGGCACCACAGGGCGGTCAAGCTTCCCCACGCCACCGACCCACGGAGTAAATGGGAAAGATGATTGCAAGCAGCAGGTGGCTTGAGGttcagggagggaagaagggaatgtTCCTGGATCTGCACTTGCTGACTACGTCTGTTTTTGCAATGTCCCCGGAGACGCCATAGAAACAAACACGCATTTTGGCAGTGGATTAGACTTGTCTTTAGGGTAGTCAGTGAATTTAAGGTATTTCTACTGCTGACAACTATGCAGCCAGAACTGAGGAGGAAGGTCCTCTCTCCATGGGTTCTAGGCCTTCATTCCTTCACACACGCTGACTTCTTCGTCCCCATGTGACCGTGTGCGCGGTGCGGGTTTTCAGCTCCAACATGACCAGCACGGAGCACCGTGCCAGAAACCGTGGCACCACACCCAGCTGAGATGGCAGTCACCAGGGGGGTTGGGACAGGGATGGCCTGCTCCCCCTAGATAAGAGCAACCCTCCTCTTTGCTCTAAGTTTAAAGGCAGCTCACTCTGCTCCAGCCAGTCTTAACTTGCCGCCACAGCAGCAGGTTTCACACCAGGGGCTCAAATCCAGGACCGACAGAATTCATCAAGTTCATCACAACCCTTCCAAACAAATcgccctggctcccagcagcaCCCCCGGCTCACCTTGAGCATGCAGCGCACGGTGCAGCAGGGGAAGCAGCCCCGCCTGCCAGAAGGAGTAGCAGCCGTCCACCAGCTTGTTGCAGCGGCCCTGGAAGCCGCCTTCGAATCGCATCTGCCGGCTGGTTACCCATTGCTGGGAAGGAGACACAGGGGAGAGGTGGGTGGGGTATCAAAGAGACGCGAACGCCAGCAAGAGGGCACCTGTTCAGTGGCTGGagccttctccttttcctcccctCAGAGCCACAGGTCCCGGAGAGCAGCATGGAAACTGACCTTCTCCGGGCAACCTACCCTGGTCTCTGGTTAGCTGCTGTTACAGCACCTGTTCTTTTCTAGGTTCCAACTCAGTACTGGTAccgagagaaaaaaaagaaactacacaGGCATGTATGGAGACCTATAAGTCTTTTAATATACACACCTTAGAGgcagcatttggtgcagtggttaaaactccatttgggggcccagcacaatagcctagtggctaaatccttgccttgcatgcaccaggatcctatatggctgctggcttgtgtcctggctgctccgctttccatccagctcaatacttgtggcctgggaaagcaatagaggatggcccaaagcctagcaatcgcacccgcatgggagacccaaaatgagcacctggcttcagatcgactcagctctggccacttggggagtgaaacagcaggtggatctttctctttgcatacctgcctttccaatcacaaaaaaataaagttaaaaataaataaataaaacaactccTTTTGGGACACTTGTGCCTCAGGTCCCAGTCTCAGGCCCACTTCTaaccctagcttcctgctaagcgcACCCCTGTAGGCAGCAATTATCAGAGTTCCCAACCCACACAGGCGATCTGGACGacattctgggctcccagcttcagcctcgtCCAGCCCTGGCTAGGCTGGGAGCTTCCTCTACTCCCCACTTccaaattaaatttcaaaatttattttgtaaaaaaatcttaaaatacctTACATAGGAAATGTAAGGCAAGGCTACCAGTGGCTCATTTCTTATCACTTCCCTACTCAAAGGAGTTTATTAAAAACAGATCATGGAATTCCACGATGATCCTGGCCCTGGGAGACGGCCAGTTCAGGTGTCCCTGCCAAGTCTCTAGCTGCACTGGAGAAGCCATCTGTCCTGACTCCCACGTGATGACTGCCCACTGTGGCCCCTGCTTGTCCAGGGTAACCTTGGCTCACACAAGCACATCTTTCACTTTGaagtggtgaaaaaaaaaaaatatggcctTTGGTGTCCCTCAGTGGGTCACATGGGACACCTCCGTTCTTCACTTATCTCCCAGTGTCTAAACACACTTGACCGTGACCATCATGGGTTTGTCAGCCGCAGCTGTCTGAGCAGTTAGGGCATTTTCCTGCCCTTCCCAAGGTGACTCGGTGTGGAAGCAGTGTTCAAAACCAGAATACTGTTTTCGTTATAAGTTGGGCTTTCCCTTGTTGTGGACCTTCCTTCTGCCTGGGGGACTGGACTTGGATGTTCCAGTCCATCTTAGTCGGCTTTTAAAATGACAAGAACAGGCATCTGGTATGGCCATGGACATGCCTCTGGGGGTGCCCACACTCTATACTGGAGTGCTCGCTCTGTTTCTGACCTGACCCTTGTTCCCTGGGAGGCTCaggctgagttcctgcctcctgcactCAGTCTGATCCAGCCCCACCGAGGCCTGTGGGGAGTAGatccttctctgttaatctgcctttcaaataaaaacaaagtttttttaaaaaattaaaatccttgggcttggcagcgtggcctagtggctaaggtcctcgccttgatcccatatggccgctggttctaatcccggcagctccacttcctctctatctctcctcctctcagtatatctgactttgtaataaaaataaatcattaaaaaaaaaaaaagatacaatgaaGTTAGAATCAAGAAACTAGATAACATGAGtttacacacatttaaaaaaaaaaaaattaaaatccttgaGGCAGGCGTTTGGCACAACAGTGAAGCTGATGCTTGGGATGCATGCcttcaaaacaaatgaaagaacagCGCATCGGATGAACTCCTACGTCCAGTGCACAAAGCTGGGCTTTTCAGCACAGGCCTTCATGGATCTTGGAGAGGGTGAGAGCTGACAACTACTGCTGACGCTCCCATGAAGAACAGAAGTTCTGCAGGAAGCTCATGACGTAGCCCGCAGTGGAGGGCCTGACATCTGAACTCAGCAAGAGCTGAATGTCGGCTGTTGCTGACTCACCTTGAGGTCATGGTCTAGGGGCGACACGCTCTCCAAAGGACCCCAGAAGATATACGTTCTGTTTGGTGTTTCTGAGCACGTGCGTCTGCGCACTGGACCTCCACTGACCACTCAAGTCTAATGTACAGACGCCCTGCAGCTGACTGCTTTCTGAGTTCATTCACTCTGCTTAccggccaggagcctggagctagtCAGAAATGCTTAGGCCACCTGCTCGATGCAACTGCCAGAGAACTCATTCAACGAAGGTACTGAATGTTCAGCAGGGTGTGGTAGGTAATAGAAGCTTGGCTTCAAAATGCTTCCAAGCTCTTCTAATTTTGTCTTCCAGGAGATTGTTTTTGAGATGCAAGGCAAACTTTAATTCTAAGAGATGGCATGAGTGACACTTTCCTTGATGGTAGGAGGAGAGTTTTCTGGCTCATTCCAGATGTCTGGGGGGTATCCAGGAGACCATGGTGTTGGCCCAACACACCAGGTGGAAAGTGCCAAGCCAGGAGACACAGGGACAGCCAAGTGTGAGTGCAGTTGTCTGCCCCTTATGCAGCCCCAGAAGAGTGCTAAGTGCTCCGAGGGCTGCAGCGGCACCGGCATCCCGGCAGGTGCAGGGGATGTGCTCCAGGCTCTCAAGGTCTCACCACACCAGGGACCTGGGGCCCAAGGGGAGAACAGCTCAACACAGACTCACCAGGAGGCTCTTCAAGTTCAAGGACCGTTCTTTCTGGAGGATCACCAATGCAGCCAGGCCACAGAAAGTATAGCCACCGTGGGCTTCCATTCCTGGCACACCACCAATCCCGCCTTCCCAGTTCTGACATCTGAAGAGAGAAGGGCAACGCTGAAGGAACGGTCAGGGAGCGGAGGCACACAGTGTAAGATCACTCAGGTGGCACACCTCGTGTATGGAAATGAAGAAACTAGCCCAGCTGGGAGGCAAGGAAAGCCGTTTAGTtaactctgggatttccctttgcTGTAAATTTAGAAGTGATCTGTTTGTATGAGAAACAGTGCTTTAAATGACGACTCTCGCATAACAGCTTAAAATTAAACTGGAAAATGATTGTTGATTCTTGTTACCTTTTAAAGACAAGCCTTACTGCtgaaatttttcctgtttttctgttttcaaaaagttGCTTTCCATGTTGgacccagcactgtggcacagtgagttaggcttccacctgtaacactggcatcccacatgggttcttgGTTTGAGACCAGGAAGCtctgcttcctgtgaatgcacctgggaaagcggcagcagatgatgaccaagtatttgggtcactgtacccacgtgagagacgtGCGTGGAGTTCTAGACTTCCAGCCTCcatctgctccagccctggctgtgtgaccatttgggaaatgtatgAGTGTTCTCTCTAGATATAATtttacctctcaaaataaaaagaaaccttCCAAAGAAAAAAGTCTGTATGCCAAACACAGATTCTTTTGTAAcagttcaaaaattttatttttaaaaactaattttctaTGTATTCAAAGTACCCACTTACTATTCAATCCATTAATATGTGGGATTAGACTACATAGTAAgagggaattttaaaaaacattaattttcatttgaaaggcagttaaagagagagaagcagagacagagacggaaagagattttccatttgatgattcacgccccaaatggctgcagagctgaaccaatccgaagccagaagccagaagcttcttccaggtctcccacacgggtgcaggggcccaaccacatggaccatcctctactgctttcccaggccacaggcagggagctgggtgggaagtgaggccaccaggacacacactggcacccagatggtgtgctggtgtcacagggtaGGGAATTAGGcttctgtgccaccatgccagccctcagAGGGCATTTTGGAGTAATACAGAAGACATGCACAATCTTTGGCGCAGCAATTTAGGAGTTAATCAGACAAACTGACCAGGAACATGTTCAAAAATCAATGCCAACACTCTTTATTCTCATTTATGACAGGAAAATGCTAGACACAACTTAGAAGACAGGTCCATTCATTATGATACATTTGCACAAAAGAATGCTAAAAAGTCATTTACAACCCATTTAAAACAAATGTCCGGGCTGGACATTTGTATAGTGGTCAAGACACCACTTGGGGAGCCCACATTCTGCATCAGGCTGCTTGCGTTCCAGTCCAAACAACACTTTCAGTTCTAGCTTCCCGCTAAGGTACACCCAAGGGAAAAGTATGGGTGATCCAGGTAGTTAGTCACTGTCACAGACCTTGGCTGAGTCGCAGGCTCCTGAgtggcctgactcagcctggctgttgtggacaacAGGGGAGcggaccagtggatagaagcttgctctctcttgttttcttaaatagatgtatttacttattttgttggaaaggcagatacacagagaaaaggagatacagaaaggcagatcctctgtctgctggttcactccccaagcggctgcaatggctggggctgagcccattcaaagccaggagccaggaatttcctctcggtctcccatgtgggtggcagggacccaaacaattgggacatcctctacatcttttcccaagccattagaagggagctggatcacaagtggaacagccaggactgaaactggtgtccctatgagatgctggcattgcaggcagctacgccacaacaccagcccctagttaaaaaaaaatccacttataAAGGGTGACTTTTTGAAAGTCTAAag encodes:
- the FNTB gene encoding protein farnesyltransferase subunit beta isoform X2, producing MHVGGEVDVRSAYCAASVASLTNIITPDLFAGTAEWIARCQNWEGGIGGVPGMEAHGGYTFCGLAALVILQKERSLNLKSLLQWVTSRQMRFEGGFQGRCNKLVDGCYSFWQAGLLPLLHRALHAQGDPALSMSHWMFHQQALQEYILMCCQCPAGGLLDKPGKSRDFYHTCYCLSGLSIAQHFGSGAMLHDVILGVPENALQPTHPVYNIGPDKVIQATTHFLQKPVPGSEEFKDEVTAEPATV